The Henckelia pumila isolate YLH828 chromosome 2, ASM3356847v2, whole genome shotgun sequence genome includes a window with the following:
- the LOC140879344 gene encoding uncharacterized protein, whose translation MWWCSMPPRQMNRRGNPPTPPQQNSLTALEQACANMMTGITALLEQHAARPRLTHDEDVAERFQKKGPKEFSGSTDPLVAEGWIRSLETIFAYMGLTDADKVKCAVYMMKDDAALWWEGAVRGVNPQTLTWEEFKQMFFAKYFTEDVRSRMIREFMSLRQEDKTVVEYIKQFERGCHFVPLIADSAEEKMRQFVDGLKADIKHDVRMMDVTTYEAAVSRALRSEDGRKEILREQQRKRQFQPSYHESYPQQDAKKQSIGLKGPNPPRQQGSIVPRAEALPLCLKCQKPHPGPCMKGSGMCYHCKEPGHIMLHCSKKNAAGRVYVMQAEEAVPDTLRIMGNFI comes from the coding sequence atgtggtggtgcagtatGCCTCCTAGACAGATGAACCGACGCGGGAATCCTCCAACTCCTCCTCAGCAAAATTCGCtcacagcactggagcaggcttGTGCTAATATGATGACAGGGATCACCGCACTGTTGGAGCAACATGCAGCACGACCCCGACTTACACACGACGAGGACGTTGCGGAACGGTTTCAGAAGAAAGGACCGAAGGAGTTTTCTGGTTCCACTGATCCACtcgtggctgaggggtggatccgttcCTTGGAGaccatatttgcttatatgggacTCACTGATGCCGATAAAGTAAAGTGCGCGGTGTACATGATGAAAgacgatgcagccctttggtgggagggcgcAGTTCGAGGTGTGAACCCACAGACTTTGACATGGGAGGAGTTCAAGCAGATGTTCTTCGCCAAATattttactgaggatgtgcgcagccgaATGAttcgggagttcatgagtctccggcaggagGACAAGACGGTGGTTGAGTATATCAAGCAGTTCGAGAGGGGGTGTCATTTTGTGCCCCTGATTGCTGATAGTGCCgaggagaagatgagacagttcgTCGATGGGCTTAAAGcggacatcaagcatgatgtacGAATGATGGACGTCACCACTTATGAGGCAGCGGTGAGTAGGGCACTACGATCCGAGGATGGTAGGAAGGAGATCTTGAGGGAGCAGCAGAGGAAAAGGCAGTTCCAACCATCGTACCACGAGTCGTATCCACAGCAGGATGCAAAGAAGCAGTCCATTGGGTTGAAGGGCCCAAATCCACCGAGACAGCAGGGATCTATCGTTCCTCGTGCAGAAGCACTACCTCTCTGCCTAAAATGCCAGAAGCCCCATCCAGGACCGTGCATGAAGGGATCAGGCATGTGCTACCATTGCAAGGAACCGGGACACATTATGCTGCACTGTTCCAAGAAGAATGCTGCCGGACGAGTTTATGTGATGCAGGCGGAGGAAGCAGTACCGGATACTTTGCGCATCATGGGTaattttatttaa